A genomic segment from Glycine max cultivar Williams 82 chromosome 1, Glycine_max_v4.0, whole genome shotgun sequence encodes:
- the LOC106799507 gene encoding uncharacterized protein: MDMNVSYMISAQISMIAQHDSSRLGFPTLTTSLYKARGVTSYSLSFESLSPTINLAYVKKNCWNLDDLSVTFRGPRKTKGKRSEALPSSTLPTPAPSTFTAAPSTLASSLLAPALAPSTSTTALSAPATSTPLSAPASTPVSTGSSSFSSDTLYAMLQSLHKGQIIIMQRLQSSGLHLMISMEEFLSQVAWPGV; this comes from the coding sequence ATGGATATGAATGTTAGCTACATGATCTCAGCTCAGATTTCCATGATAGCTCAGCATGACTCCTCTCGGCTGGGTTTCCCTACCCTCACCACTTCTTTATACAAAGCCCGAGGAGTCACTTCTTATTCATTATCTTTTGAAAGCCTTAGCCCAACCATAAATTTGGCTTATGTGAAGAAAAACTGTTGGAACCTTGATGACCTCTCAGTCACTTTTCGGGGACCCCGAAAGACCAAGGGCAAGAGGTCTGAGGCTCTACCATCTTCTACTCTCCCTACCCCAGCTCCTTCTACTTTTACTGCAGCTCCATCTACTCTAGCTTCATCTTTACTAGCTCCAGCTTTAGCTCCTTCGACTTCTACAACAGCTCTTTCTGCCCCAGCTACATCCACTCCATTATCAGCTCCAGCTTCTACTCCAGTTTCTACAGGATCTTCCTCTTTCAGCTCTGATACTTTATATGCTATGTTGCAGAGCCTGCACAAAGGCCAGATCATCATCATGCAGAGATTACAGAGCTCAGGCCTGCATCTTATGATTAGCATGGAGGAGTTCCTTAGCCAGGTGGCTTGGCCAGGAGTCTAG